From the Helicobacter mustelae genome, the window TCTGCACTTTACTCTGCTTATAAGGCCTTAGGGCTTGAAGATTCTGAGGTCATCACCACTCCCATTAGTTTTGTAGCCACAAGTAATATGCTCTTGCAAGTTGGGGCAAGGCCGGTTTTTTGTGATGTCAAAGAGGATGGGAATATCGATGAGGGCAAGATCATTCCACTCATCACCCCTCGCACCAAAGCCATTGTGAGCATAGATTTTGGCGGCAAAAGTGTGGAGGTGGATTCTTTGGTGCAAATTGCCAGGGAGTATGGATTGAGATTCATTTCTGATAGTTCTCATGCAATTGGGGGATATTACAAAGACTCTCCCATTGGTGGCCTGGCAGATGCGAGTATTTTTAGCTTTCATCCCCTCAAACCCATGACCACGCTTGAGGGTGGTGCACTGCTTACCAATGATGAGGAGATTTATGAGTATGCAAAGCTCATTGGTTCCCATGGCGTGGTGAGGGAGGAATTGTGGCATTATGATGTGGTGCAAAATGGATTTAATTTCCGCATGAATGAAGCGCAGGCTTCCCTTGGCATTTCTCAGCTCAAAAAACTTCCCTCCTTTCTCCAAAGGCGTGAGCAAATCGCAGTATTTTATGATGGAATTTTTGCAGACAATCCCTATTTTACCACGCTGCATCAGCACCACCTCTACCCCTCAAGCAACCACCTCTATCCCATTTTGCTCTTCCCTTATCTGCGCGCCAAAAAACCTCAGATTTTTGCTGCGCTGAGGGATGCTGGACTTGGCGTGCAGGTGCATTATCGCCCTATCTATCAATTTTCTTATTATCGCAAGCATTATGCAGGACTTAGCTGCCCTAGTGCAGAGGAGTTTTATGATGCAGAGATTTCTATCCCCTGCCATCAAAAAATGAGTCTAGGGGACGCGGATTTGGTTGCGCAAAAAATTTTTGAAGTTTTTGAAAAATTTTCTTGATTTTTTTCCATTCTTCTTTAATTGGAATTATTTTTGCTTGTATACTCCAAAGATCTTATGGAGTGTAATATGCAAGTTCATTCAAATAATTCAAATAATATGCTCAAAGAATTACTTAATGCCAGAGCAGAGTTGCAAAACTCTTCTGTACAAAATGTGCCAAATTCCGCAGAAACTTCCAAGACAAAAATCAATGCTCAAGAGGTTTCTCCAAATCCAAATCAAGATCGCCAGACCTATGGGCTTTTGGTGCTAGAACTTATGAGCGATCCGGAGTACAAAGCATTCCAGCGCGCTACCGCGGGAATGAGTGAGGGGGAGAAGATTATTGCTGCCCAGTCCCTTTATTCGCTCACAAGCTTTTATGGTGGTAAGATTTCTGATGATCAAATCAAGGTGAAGGATAATTATGGAAGCACTCTTGGCGTGTTGAATCGAGATTTTGTTGAGCGCTACAAAAATGCCTTTGTAGCACAGAGGGGAATTGACATCAGTTCTTAAGCTATTTTTTATCATTTTTTCCATAGAATTGCTCTTTTATTTTTGCAATTCTAGGTCAAGGTAGCTCAGCTGGTTAGAGCGCTGGTCTCATAAGCCGGAGGTCGAGAGTTCAAGTCTCTCTCTTGACACCATTTCTTTTCTTCAAAAAACTCCATCGCCCTATGCCAAAGCCGCACGAAAATCAAATATTCGCGCCATCTTGCACAGAATCCCAAAACCCCAATCCCCATTCAAAAAATCTTAGCATCAAGTATCTTGCTCTAGAAAATTCCTCAAAAAATCGTGTTGCTGCGCATCAAAAAAGCAAAAAAATCCCAATTTCAAAGCCCTTCAAAGAGTCAAAAAGTGTTTGAAAAAAATCTAAAATTCCCCTGCTTTATGAAAATTTAACACAAAAAATTTTATACTTAACAAAAAATAAAAAGGAGTATTTTTGAAGTTAAGCAGGGTGATTGGGCTATTTTTTTGCATAGGTTTTGCGTATTCCATCGCTGCAGCGCCAACCATCCCCACGGTCAATCTATCCCTCACCGCCCCTGATACTCCCAAGCAGCTTGTCACCACGCTCAATGTCATCATCGTATTGACACTCTTAGTGCTTGCTCCCTCTCTGGTGCTTGTTATGACAAGTTTTACGCGGCTGGTTATTGTATTTTCTTTTTTGCGCACGGCCCTAGGCACGCAGCAATCCCCTCCTACTCAGATTTTGGTGTCTTTGGCTATGGTGTTGACTTTTTTTATTATGGAGCCTGTGGTGAGGGAATCTTATCAAAAAGCCATTGTGCCCTATTTGGATGCGAAAATCTCCTATGAAACTGCGTTTGATAGGGGTGTGCAGCCCTTTAAGGATTTCATGCTCAAAAACACAAGAGAGAAGGATTTAGCACTTTTTTATCGGATTCGCAAACTTGAAAATCCCAAAACCTCAGCAGATGTATCTCTCACCACGCTCATCCCTGCTTTTATGATTAGTGAGCTAAAGACAGCATTTCAGATTGGCTTTTTGCTCTACTTACCATTTTTGGTCATTGATATGGTCGTAAGCTCTATCTTAATGGCGATGGGGATGATGATGCTACCCCCAGTGATGATTTCTCTGCCCTTTAAGATCTTGATTTTTGTGCTTGTGGATGGATTTAATCTTTTAATTGGAAATTTAGTGGAGAGTTTTAAATGATAACTTTTTTCAATCGCGAATTATCCTGGCTGGAATTCAATACCCGAGTGCTTGATCAGGCAAAGGATCGTAGTTTGCCTCTTTTGGAGCGTTTAAAATTTTTGGCAATTTATGGGACGAATTTGGATGAGTTTTATATGATTCGCATTGCAGGCCTCAAGCATCTCTATACTGATGGGGTATTTAGGGTGGGGGATGATGGATTGAGTGTCAAGGAGCAGCTCCATACTATTAATCAATATTTGCGCGCTCAAAAAAAAGAGCTCGAAGAGCTTTATGAAGAGATTATTTTTGCACTCAGGGAAAAGGGTCTGCATATCTATAGCTTCCATGAGCTCTCTGATGATTTGCAAAAGACTGCAAGAGAGTATTTTCACAAATACCTCTATCCCATCGTGACTCCCATCGTGATGGATGCCAAAAATCCCCTGCCAAGCATCCATGGACTTAATGTCAATATCGCAGTGGAGCTCATCGACCAGAGGGATGATCAGACGGTATTTGGCATTGTGCGCATCCCGCAATCCTCAAAGCGTTTTATTTCTTTGGGAAAAGATATTTTTGTGAATATCGAAAGCATTATTGCTGCCTGTGCGCAGGAGCTTTTCAAGGGGTTCAAGGTGCAAAAAACACATTTTTTTCGCATCACTAGAAATGCAGACATAGAGATCCAAGAACAAGAGGCTGATGATTTTATCGCATTGATGAATGAGGGGTTAAAAGAGCGCAAGAAGGGCAAGGTAGTGCGGCTGGAGCTGGGGGGAGATCAAGAAGATCTCTTACTAAAGACCTTTATACAAAATCAGGTGGATTTGCAAGAAAGTGATACATTTTCCTACAAGATTTTGCTAAATGTCGGCGCTCTCTGGGAGATTGTGAATAAAAAAGAATTTGCCCATTTGCTGCTGCCCTCTTTTGCTCCAAAAGTTCTTGCTCCGCTTCATGCTAAGGAATGTATGTTCAAGCTCATCAATAAGCAGGATGTCATTCTCTTTCATCCTTATGAGAGCTTTGATCCTGTGGCTAATTTTATTCATCAAGCAAGCATTGATCCCAGTGTAGTTTCCATTCGCATGACGCTGTATCGTGTGGGCAAGGATTCT encodes:
- the pseC gene encoding UDP-4-amino-4,6-dideoxy-N-acetyl-beta-L-altrosamine transaminase; amino-acid sequence: MYPYSTQLIQEDDVLAISEALRSPLLTQGNLTPAFERALCDFCHAKYALVFNSATSALYSAYKALGLEDSEVITTPISFVATSNMLLQVGARPVFCDVKEDGNIDEGKIIPLITPRTKAIVSIDFGGKSVEVDSLVQIAREYGLRFISDSSHAIGGYYKDSPIGGLADASIFSFHPLKPMTTLEGGALLTNDEEIYEYAKLIGSHGVVREELWHYDVVQNGFNFRMNEAQASLGISQLKKLPSFLQRREQIAVFYDGIFADNPYFTTLHQHHLYPSSNHLYPILLFPYLRAKKPQIFAALRDAGLGVQVHYRPIYQFSYYRKHYAGLSCPSAEEFYDAEISIPCHQKMSLGDADLVAQKIFEVFEKFS
- the fliP gene encoding flagellar type III secretion system pore protein FliP (The bacterial flagellar biogenesis protein FliP forms a type III secretion system (T3SS)-type pore required for flagellar assembly.), which encodes MIGLFFCIGFAYSIAAAPTIPTVNLSLTAPDTPKQLVTTLNVIIVLTLLVLAPSLVLVMTSFTRLVIVFSFLRTALGTQQSPPTQILVSLAMVLTFFIMEPVVRESYQKAIVPYLDAKISYETAFDRGVQPFKDFMLKNTREKDLALFYRIRKLENPKTSADVSLTTLIPAFMISELKTAFQIGFLLYLPFLVIDMVVSSILMAMGMMMLPPVMISLPFKILIFVLVDGFNLLIGNLVESFK
- the ppk1 gene encoding polyphosphate kinase 1; this translates as MITFFNRELSWLEFNTRVLDQAKDRSLPLLERLKFLAIYGTNLDEFYMIRIAGLKHLYTDGVFRVGDDGLSVKEQLHTINQYLRAQKKELEELYEEIIFALREKGLHIYSFHELSDDLQKTAREYFHKYLYPIVTPIVMDAKNPLPSIHGLNVNIAVELIDQRDDQTVFGIVRIPQSSKRFISLGKDIFVNIESIIAACAQELFKGFKVQKTHFFRITRNADIEIQEQEADDFIALMNEGLKERKKGKVVRLELGGDQEDLLLKTFIQNQVDLQESDTFSYKILLNVGALWEIVNKKEFAHLLLPSFAPKVLAPLHAKECMFKLINKQDVILFHPYESFDPVANFIHQASIDPSVVSIRMTLYRVGKDSPIVEALIHAAESKQVTVLVELKARFDEENNLHWARALEKAGAHVMYGVPHLKVHAKLALVIRQEGNKLRGYVHLSSGNYNPITAKIYSDISYFSANPKITEDAIALFHSLSTGTAHKTSLEYLKIAPTQIKNQILALIEKEMSYKKEGKIILKANALVDSEVIAKLYEASNAGVQIFLIIRGICCLVPHVPGMSENIKVISLVGKYLEHARIYYFAHEEPIYFSSADLMPRNLERRIEILVPIFQKSLYQKILDILLIQLRDDVNTYELQSSGHYFSRAKSEGIDSQLLYEEYVQKLFLDYHNAY